The genomic interval GTGATATTCACTTTAAACCATAATGGTTTAATATGTATCATTATACCTTATAAATCAAAAAAAATCAAGATATATTTTTCACTTTTTTATAAAAAAAAAGTCTAGACAAAATCTAGACCTATATTTATTATTTCTTAAAATATGCTATTGCTTCAATTTCTACTAAACCACCCTTAGGTAATTTACCAACTTCAAAAGCTGATCTTGCTGGGAATGGTTCTTCAAAGTATGTTGCATATACTTCATTAACTGAAACGAAATCATTGATATCATCTAGTAACACCATAGTTTTTACTATATCTTTTGTAGTTAATCCATTTATTTCTAAAATTGCTTTTAAATTTTCTAAAGATTGTTTAGCTTGTTCAGCTGCTGTAGTTCCTTCTATAACATTAGTTTCAGGGTTAATCCCTAATTGCCCTGAAATATATAAGAAATCTCCAG from Streptobacillus felis carries:
- a CDS encoding Rid family detoxifying hydrolase, translated to MKKIPNAVGPYSAYYVAGDFLYISGQLGINPETNVIEGTTAAEQAKQSLENLKAILEINGLTTKDIVKTMVLLDDINDFVSVNEVYATYFEEPFPARSAFEVGKLPKGGLVEIEAIAYFKK